A single region of the Aeromicrobium chenweiae genome encodes:
- a CDS encoding MMPL family transporter encodes MSRRSPTVSIARWSALHPWRAIGLWVAFVATALALSSSMTTEKVTDADFRIGESGRASAMIADAGLTASPTESVLITAPKGTLDVDGARAVAGQVAAAAKDVTGVASVGEPVVAAKQDAVLVPITMSGDTDAATENVDGLIDATAAVQEANPQLDVQQAGEASLSAGINDKVGEDLASAEMMSLPITFLILLVAFGAFVAAGIPVLLAITSVLTALGFYAPVSHLVPDAGSVSNVVLLIGMAVGVDYSLFYLKREREERARGRSTIDAIEIAAATSGRAVVVSGFAVMVAMAGLFLSGEAVFSALATGSILVVLVAVIGSLTVLPAVLATLGRFVDRPRIPLLWRLNRRIGTGGISGRLIRPVIRRPFVSALVAGGALLALAVPALGMSTHESTVDTLPQDIPAVQAYQRAQESFPSQRPMVEVVATATDAGAVRAALADVESASAEQGLAVPAGQPAQVSADGRTAVLSMYAPHPEGDVRNEKTIERLRNSIVPRAVGDIDGVTTAVGGGVAESYDYEHQASRLPLVIGFVLVLTMLMITWTFRSVTLALLTTALNLLSVGAAFGVLTLVFQHSWADGLLGYTSSGFVVDWIPLFCFVVLVGLSMDYHVFVMTRVREGLRRGLPFEQAVEFGIRETAGVVTSAAAVMVSVFAVFASLDMLEMKQMGVGLSVAILLDATLVRLVLLPALLLGFKGRLQGLGRVASREDEHATELVTV; translated from the coding sequence ATGTCCCGCAGATCTCCCACCGTGAGCATCGCTCGCTGGAGCGCTCTTCATCCCTGGCGCGCGATCGGCCTGTGGGTCGCCTTCGTGGCCACGGCGCTCGCCCTGTCCTCCTCGATGACCACCGAGAAGGTCACCGACGCCGACTTCCGCATCGGCGAGTCCGGGCGCGCCTCGGCCATGATCGCCGACGCAGGACTGACGGCGAGCCCGACCGAGTCCGTCCTCATCACGGCGCCGAAGGGCACGCTGGACGTCGATGGCGCCCGCGCCGTCGCGGGACAGGTCGCAGCAGCGGCGAAGGACGTCACAGGTGTCGCCTCCGTCGGCGAGCCCGTCGTGGCGGCGAAGCAGGATGCGGTCCTGGTCCCCATCACCATGAGCGGTGACACCGATGCAGCCACCGAGAACGTCGACGGGCTGATAGACGCCACCGCCGCGGTGCAGGAGGCGAACCCACAGCTCGACGTCCAGCAGGCCGGTGAGGCCTCCCTCAGCGCCGGCATCAACGACAAGGTCGGTGAGGACCTCGCGTCCGCCGAGATGATGAGCCTGCCGATCACGTTCCTGATCCTGCTCGTCGCGTTCGGCGCGTTCGTCGCGGCCGGCATCCCCGTGCTGCTCGCGATCACGTCCGTCCTGACGGCACTCGGGTTCTACGCCCCGGTCTCCCACCTCGTCCCCGACGCCGGTTCGGTCTCCAACGTCGTGCTGCTGATCGGCATGGCGGTGGGCGTCGACTACTCGCTGTTCTACCTCAAGCGCGAGCGGGAGGAACGCGCCCGCGGCCGGTCCACGATCGACGCGATCGAGATCGCCGCCGCGACGTCCGGACGCGCGGTGGTCGTCTCGGGCTTCGCGGTGATGGTCGCGATGGCCGGGCTGTTCCTGTCGGGCGAGGCCGTCTTCAGCGCACTCGCCACCGGCTCGATCCTGGTCGTGCTGGTCGCCGTCATCGGGTCGCTCACCGTCCTGCCGGCCGTGCTGGCCACGCTCGGACGCTTCGTCGACCGTCCCCGCATCCCTCTGCTGTGGCGGCTCAACCGTCGCATCGGCACCGGCGGGATCAGCGGCCGCCTCATCCGTCCCGTGATCCGCAGGCCGTTCGTCTCGGCACTGGTGGCCGGCGGCGCGCTGCTGGCCCTGGCGGTCCCCGCGCTGGGCATGTCCACGCACGAGTCGACGGTCGACACGCTCCCGCAGGACATCCCCGCGGTACAGGCGTACCAGCGGGCGCAGGAGAGCTTCCCGTCGCAGCGCCCCATGGTCGAGGTCGTCGCCACCGCGACGGATGCCGGCGCGGTCCGGGCGGCGCTCGCCGACGTCGAGTCCGCGTCCGCGGAGCAGGGCCTCGCGGTCCCCGCCGGCCAACCGGCACAGGTCTCGGCCGACGGCCGCACCGCGGTGCTGTCGATGTACGCTCCCCACCCCGAGGGAGACGTCCGCAACGAGAAGACCATCGAGCGCCTGCGCAACAGCATCGTCCCGCGCGCGGTCGGCGACATCGACGGGGTGACCACGGCCGTGGGCGGTGGCGTCGCCGAGTCGTACGACTACGAGCACCAGGCCTCCCGGCTCCCGCTCGTCATCGGCTTCGTGCTGGTCCTGACGATGCTGATGATCACCTGGACGTTCCGCAGCGTGACCCTGGCGCTGCTGACGACCGCGCTGAACCTGCTCTCGGTCGGTGCCGCGTTCGGCGTCCTGACGCTGGTGTTCCAGCACTCCTGGGCCGACGGCCTGCTCGGCTACACGTCGTCCGGGTTCGTCGTCGACTGGATCCCGCTGTTCTGCTTCGTGGTGCTCGTCGGGCTGTCGATGGACTACCACGTCTTCGTGATGACCCGGGTCCGCGAGGGGCTGCGACGCGGGCTGCCGTTCGAGCAGGCCGTCGAGTTCGGCATCCGCGAGACGGCCGGGGTCGTCACGAGCGCCGCCGCCGTCATGGTGTCGGTCTTCGCGGTCTTCGCGTCGCTCGACATGCTGGAGATGAAGCAGATGGGCGTCGGGCTCTCGGTGGCCATCCTCCTGGACGCCACCCTGGTGCGGCTCGTGCTGCTGCCAGCGCTGCTCCTGGGGTTCAAGGGCCGCCTGCAGGGCCTGGGCAGGGTCGCGAGCCGCGAGGACGAGCACGCGACCGAGCTCGTCACCGTCTGA
- a CDS encoding alpha/beta fold hydrolase yields the protein MPVVEANRARIFVEDTGAPAGRPDAPAIVFGHGLLFSGRMFAAQVERLRDRYRCVTIDWRGQGRSPAADGGYDMDTLTEDAVAVIEALGVGPVHFVGLSMGGFVGMRLGARRPDLIRSLVLLDTSAGPEDPEKVSQYRLLATVYGVVGLSPVRGRVEPIMFGPTFLASSAARRDTDAWVADVKACRRSGVKQAIRGVTDREPVLAELDRITAPTLVAVGDEDVATPPAKAEVIAGAIAGARLEIVTGSGHSSTIEQPERLADLIEDFVDAH from the coding sequence ATGCCCGTCGTCGAGGCCAACCGTGCCCGGATCTTCGTCGAGGACACCGGCGCGCCCGCAGGTCGGCCGGACGCCCCGGCGATCGTCTTCGGCCACGGCCTGCTGTTCAGCGGACGCATGTTCGCCGCCCAGGTCGAGCGGCTGCGTGACCGGTACCGGTGCGTGACGATCGACTGGCGTGGTCAGGGCAGGTCGCCCGCGGCCGACGGGGGCTACGACATGGACACCCTCACGGAGGACGCCGTTGCCGTGATCGAGGCCCTCGGGGTCGGGCCGGTGCACTTCGTCGGTCTGTCGATGGGCGGGTTCGTGGGGATGCGACTCGGCGCCCGCCGTCCCGACCTCATCCGCTCGCTCGTCCTGCTCGACACCAGCGCCGGCCCGGAGGACCCCGAGAAGGTCTCGCAGTACCGGCTGCTCGCGACGGTCTACGGCGTCGTCGGCCTCTCGCCGGTGCGTGGCCGGGTGGAGCCCATCATGTTCGGCCCCACGTTCCTCGCGTCGTCCGCCGCGAGGCGCGACACCGACGCCTGGGTCGCGGACGTCAAGGCGTGCCGCCGCTCGGGCGTCAAGCAGGCGATCCGCGGCGTCACTGACCGGGAGCCCGTCCTCGCCGAGCTCGACCGCATCACCGCTCCGACTCTCGTCGCCGTGGGCGACGAGGACGTCGCGACGCCGCCGGCCAAGGCCGAGGTCATCGCGGGGGCGATCGCCGGGGCGCGGCTGGAGATCGTCACGGGCAGCGGGCACTCCAGCACGATCGAGCAGCCCGAGCGGCTCGCCGACCTCATCGAGGACTTCGTCGACGCCCACTAG
- a CDS encoding sensor histidine kinase produces MSTTVDLTRPVKGEGFRGGLRRRLALTGWSVVYICLAVPAVVLLCALTAGLGVAVVGVGLLVLLVFVPLTAQLTNVHRRVSGRILGQRIESPYVRGHGGPRAALARWAGDPARWRDFAWTYVSVCIGWAMAWLGLGLALAVVWYAIFPFLFAITPDGTFDTDYGLFVLDTQAEAFLEWVLMLVAFGLWWGLEPLVVRWRALLDRVLLSPSRGALERRVAEVSQSRAETIDHSAAELRRIERDLHDGAQARLVALGMNLGLAEELIDKDPEAAGRLLAEARTVTTSALGDLRSVVRGIHPPVLADRGLAGAVQALALDMPLPVAVTIVLPGRPPAPVESAAYFATSELLANIGKHSGARRASIDVSHDGHVLKVVVEDDGAGGASPERGSGLAGVARRLSAFDGTMDLVSPAGGPTVVTLEIPCALSSPKTSPSSGTA; encoded by the coding sequence ATGAGCACGACCGTCGACCTGACCAGGCCCGTGAAGGGCGAAGGCTTCCGTGGAGGTCTGCGCAGGCGGCTGGCGCTGACCGGGTGGTCGGTCGTCTACATCTGCCTGGCGGTGCCGGCCGTCGTGCTGCTGTGTGCGCTGACCGCCGGCCTCGGCGTCGCCGTCGTCGGCGTCGGCCTGCTGGTGCTGCTGGTGTTCGTCCCCCTCACCGCGCAGCTGACGAACGTCCACCGCCGGGTGTCCGGACGGATCCTCGGCCAGCGCATCGAGAGCCCGTACGTCCGGGGGCATGGCGGGCCGCGGGCTGCCCTCGCGAGGTGGGCCGGCGACCCGGCGCGGTGGCGTGACTTCGCGTGGACGTATGTGTCGGTGTGCATCGGCTGGGCCATGGCCTGGCTCGGGCTCGGACTGGCGCTCGCGGTGGTCTGGTACGCGATCTTCCCGTTCCTGTTCGCGATCACGCCCGACGGCACCTTCGACACCGACTACGGCCTGTTCGTGCTCGACACCCAGGCCGAGGCGTTCCTGGAGTGGGTGCTGATGCTGGTCGCCTTCGGCCTCTGGTGGGGGCTGGAACCGCTCGTCGTCCGGTGGCGTGCGTTGCTGGACCGGGTCCTGCTGTCCCCCTCACGGGGCGCGCTGGAGCGTCGTGTCGCGGAGGTGTCGCAGTCCCGGGCCGAGACCATCGACCACTCGGCGGCCGAGCTGCGACGCATCGAGCGGGACCTTCACGACGGCGCCCAGGCGCGGCTGGTCGCCCTGGGGATGAACCTGGGGCTGGCCGAGGAGCTGATCGACAAGGACCCCGAGGCCGCCGGTCGTCTGCTCGCGGAGGCGCGGACCGTCACCACCAGCGCGCTGGGTGACCTGCGCTCGGTCGTGCGGGGCATCCACCCGCCGGTCCTGGCCGACCGCGGCCTGGCCGGGGCGGTCCAGGCCCTCGCCCTCGACATGCCCCTCCCGGTGGCCGTGACGATCGTGCTGCCCGGGCGGCCGCCGGCACCGGTCGAGTCGGCCGCGTACTTCGCGACCAGCGAGCTGCTGGCCAACATCGGCAAGCACTCGGGCGCCCGGCGGGCGTCGATCGACGTCTCCCACGACGGCCACGTCCTGAAGGTCGTCGTCGAGGACGACGGGGCGGGGGGCGCCTCGCCCGAGCGCGGATCGGGACTGGCAGGGGTGGCTCGCCGACTGTCCGCGTTCGACGGCACGATGGACCTCGTCAGTCCCGCTGGGGGACCGACCGTGGTCACCCTGGAGATTCCGTGCGCGTTGTCATCGCCGAAGACCTCGCCCTCCTCCGGGACGGCCTGA
- the gluQRS gene encoding tRNA glutamyl-Q(34) synthetase GluQRS → MGAGRFAPSPSGDLHVGNLRTALLAWLCARSTGREFVLRVEDLDRVRPGAEERQLADLAAMGLDWDGPVVRQSERARFYDAALASLGGRGLLFECFCTRREILEAPSAPHAPPGAYPGTCRDLTDAEREERRALRPAALRLRAGTSTFTIEDELHGSYEGVVDDFVLRRGDGAVAYNLAVVVDDAQQGIDQVVRGDDLLSSAPRQAYLATLLGAVPPTYVHVPLALNTAGRRLAKRDGAVTLREIGPAAFGMVAASLGLTGSTAADLLDGFSIDRIPREPWIFVPPA, encoded by the coding sequence ATGGGAGCCGGTCGATTCGCCCCGTCCCCCTCGGGGGACCTGCACGTCGGGAACCTCCGCACGGCGCTGCTCGCCTGGCTGTGCGCGCGATCGACGGGCCGCGAGTTCGTGCTGCGCGTCGAGGACCTGGACCGGGTCCGGCCCGGGGCCGAGGAGCGGCAGCTCGCCGACCTCGCCGCGATGGGGCTCGACTGGGACGGCCCGGTGGTGCGGCAGTCCGAGCGGGCGCGGTTCTACGACGCGGCGCTCGCCTCCTTGGGCGGCCGCGGGCTGCTGTTCGAGTGCTTCTGCACCCGCCGGGAGATCCTCGAGGCGCCGTCCGCGCCGCACGCCCCGCCGGGCGCCTACCCCGGCACCTGCCGTGACCTCACCGACGCCGAGCGGGAGGAACGCCGCGCGCTGCGGCCCGCGGCGCTGCGTCTGCGTGCCGGGACCTCGACCTTCACGATCGAGGACGAGCTGCACGGGTCGTACGAAGGGGTCGTGGACGACTTCGTGCTGCGCCGAGGGGACGGCGCCGTCGCCTACAACCTCGCCGTCGTGGTGGACGACGCACAGCAGGGCATCGACCAGGTCGTCCGCGGTGACGACCTGCTGAGCTCGGCACCGCGGCAGGCGTACCTCGCGACCCTGCTGGGCGCGGTGCCGCCGACGTACGTCCACGTGCCGCTCGCGCTCAACACGGCAGGACGGCGCCTCGCGAAGCGCGACGGCGCGGTCACCCTGCGCGAGATCGGCCCGGCGGCGTTCGGCATGGTTGCGGCCTCGCTCGGCCTGACGGGCTCCACGGCCGCCGACCTCCTGGACGGGTTCTCGATCGACCGCATCCCGCGGGAGCCGTGGATCTTCGTGCCGCCCGCCTGA
- a CDS encoding LuxR C-terminal-related transcriptional regulator, with the protein MRVVIAEDLALLRDGLTRLLQAYDFEVVAAVDDAVTLGDALRTHRPDIAVVDVRMPPTFTDEGLRAAISAREERPGMPVLVLSQYVEQLYARELLGSGDGAVGYLLKDRVADVSTFVEAVRTVAAGGTVLDPEVVSALIARAPTDSPVSRLTDREREVLGLMAQGRSNAAIAAALFVTEKAISKHSSNIFMKLDLHPDDDSANRRVMAVIAYLQS; encoded by the coding sequence GTGCGCGTTGTCATCGCCGAAGACCTCGCCCTCCTCCGGGACGGCCTGACGCGGCTGCTGCAGGCGTACGACTTCGAGGTCGTCGCCGCCGTCGACGACGCGGTGACGCTCGGCGACGCCCTCCGGACGCACCGGCCGGACATCGCGGTGGTCGACGTCCGCATGCCGCCGACGTTCACCGACGAGGGGTTGCGGGCGGCGATCTCCGCACGTGAGGAACGGCCGGGGATGCCCGTTCTGGTGCTCTCGCAGTACGTCGAGCAGCTCTACGCGCGCGAGCTGCTGGGCAGCGGGGACGGCGCGGTGGGCTACCTGCTGAAGGACCGGGTCGCCGACGTGTCGACGTTCGTCGAGGCCGTCCGGACCGTCGCGGCGGGCGGGACGGTCCTCGACCCGGAGGTGGTGTCGGCCCTCATCGCGCGGGCCCCGACCGACAGCCCCGTGTCCCGGCTGACCGACCGCGAGCGGGAGGTGCTCGGCCTCATGGCGCAGGGGCGCTCCAACGCCGCGATCGCTGCGGCTCTGTTCGTCACCGAGAAGGCCATCAGCAAGCACTCGAGCAACATCTTCATGAAGCTCGACCTCCACCCGGACGACGACAGCGCCAACCGCCGGGTCATGGCCGTCATCGCGTACCTGCAGTCCTGA
- a CDS encoding GNAT family N-acetyltransferase — translation MTVIRATLEDVLEAAQLFAAYREFHGEPNDVAAAEAFLAARLARGESVVLLAVDEDEVVGFAQVYPTFSSTRLAPVWVLNDLFVVEHARGTGAADELLHTVAALAADAGAVSVGLSTAHANERAQAVYVRHGYQLDEVYRSYEKPLT, via the coding sequence GTGACCGTCATCCGCGCGACGCTCGAGGACGTCCTCGAGGCCGCCCAGCTCTTCGCGGCCTACCGCGAGTTCCACGGCGAGCCCAACGATGTCGCGGCAGCCGAAGCGTTCCTCGCCGCACGGCTCGCCCGGGGCGAGTCCGTCGTCCTGCTCGCGGTCGACGAGGACGAGGTGGTCGGGTTCGCGCAGGTCTACCCGACGTTCTCCTCGACCCGGCTGGCGCCCGTCTGGGTGCTGAACGATCTCTTCGTCGTCGAGCACGCCCGCGGCACCGGCGCCGCCGACGAGCTGCTGCACACGGTGGCCGCGCTGGCCGCGGACGCCGGTGCGGTGTCGGTCGGGCTCAGCACCGCGCACGCCAACGAGCGCGCCCAGGCGGTCTACGTCCGGCACGGCTACCAGCTCGACGAGGTCTACCGGTCCTACGAGAAGCCCCTCACCTGA
- a CDS encoding SpoIIE family protein phosphatase, which produces MRHTFTTTEVGRDLAEVDWASTPLGPPDDWPQSLKTAVRTLLTTKFSMWMAWGPDLTFLCNDSYRRQTLGTKYPWALGRPASEVWSEIWDDIGPRIETVMSTGVATWDESLLLLLERSGFVEETYHTFSYSPLAADDGHVEGMLCVVSEVTEQTISTRRMTTLRDLAARTAGQLTESEAIAAAGEQVEADPLSLPFALVYVLDAEGGRFTRACAAGVGDDHPLAPCGIDVDAAAAPWPIDAALAGREVLVDLTTLPHEPPRAPWGAPTTRALMVPLAGAASHQPYGFLVAGLSPYRPVDEAYTGFVDLFAGQLAASITAARTFAGEKRRAEMLTRLDQAKTDFFTNVSHEFRTPLTLLLGPAADALSDPSLPPEDPQRTRFEIIHRNGQRLLQLVNNLLDFARLEADGIVSHFESVDLARLTEPLVTMFDSAATQAGLELTYRGEEMSVDSYVDVEHWSKIVLNLLSNAFKFTFSGGITVTLREEDGHAVLTVADTGGGIAEQELAHLFQRFHRVRGAASRTHEGSGVGLALVSELARLHGGDVGVSSTEGLGTTMTVRIPLGRAHLPAEAIVESSSAEAAVPRRADVVSDAWRWLDPVRDAVAGPAGRSHEDVARVLVVDDNVDMRRYVAGLLAQDYDVTMAADGLDALERIAETVPDLIITDVMMPRLDGFQLLAKLQADARTTSVPVIMLSARAGEEGTVEGLEAGAADYLVKPFAARELLARVRVNLELDRVRRVRATLERSEALLDQAQRLAKVGSWEADLVSRTVTGSEELLRLTGLSRQEFEEMGWPGVISGVVHPDDATRVNATLQHLSVGDVMAYDMRILTPEGVERLVTVRAALLGDETGRPRTLQGSMQDVTEQREAEQTMSAARAREEAAHREHAIAEELQRSLLPAETFDLEHLDVATYYRAGVEGTYVGGDWYDIIELGGERTAFVMGDVMGRGVRAASVMGQLRSAVRAFATLDLPPDEVMRHLDVLVQDLSGDQIVTCVYGVFDPEDETLRYANAGHLPPLVADRDGRLRRLTAGGPPLGAGYGDEGTTEVPLATGATIVFYTDGLVEHRGRDIDDGIRALEREVVWRAGTPLAEMPEAIVGALLPEGPDDDVAMLVARVTSRMETADLSMHRDTGRATVAEARQFVVERLNRWLVPEPVTRDLALITSELVTNAMVHGGPPVQLRLVRSGAQVRVEVQDDAGELPMTREPAQTDEHGRGLQIVDALSDEWGTSGTDRGKTVWSVRAWRPDDRGGA; this is translated from the coding sequence ATGCGACACACGTTCACGACGACCGAGGTGGGCCGTGACCTGGCCGAGGTCGACTGGGCGTCCACCCCGCTCGGGCCGCCGGACGACTGGCCGCAGAGCCTGAAGACGGCCGTGCGGACGCTGCTCACCACCAAGTTCTCGATGTGGATGGCGTGGGGGCCAGACCTCACGTTCCTGTGCAACGACTCGTACCGGCGGCAGACCCTCGGCACGAAGTACCCGTGGGCCCTCGGCCGTCCGGCGAGCGAGGTCTGGTCGGAGATCTGGGACGACATCGGGCCCCGGATCGAGACGGTGATGAGCACGGGCGTCGCCACGTGGGACGAGTCGCTGCTGCTCCTGCTCGAGCGCAGCGGATTCGTCGAGGAGACCTATCACACGTTCTCCTACAGCCCGCTCGCAGCGGATGACGGACACGTCGAGGGCATGCTCTGCGTCGTCAGCGAGGTCACCGAGCAGACGATCTCGACCCGGCGGATGACCACGCTGCGTGACCTGGCTGCGCGGACGGCCGGCCAGCTCACCGAGAGCGAGGCGATCGCGGCGGCCGGGGAGCAGGTCGAGGCCGATCCGCTCTCCCTCCCGTTCGCGCTCGTCTACGTGCTGGACGCGGAGGGTGGACGATTCACGCGTGCCTGCGCCGCCGGCGTCGGTGACGACCACCCGCTGGCACCGTGCGGGATCGACGTGGACGCCGCCGCGGCGCCGTGGCCGATCGACGCGGCCCTGGCGGGCAGGGAGGTGCTGGTCGACCTGACGACGCTTCCCCACGAGCCACCGCGCGCCCCGTGGGGTGCCCCGACCACGCGGGCACTCATGGTGCCGTTGGCCGGAGCCGCCTCGCACCAGCCGTACGGGTTCCTGGTCGCGGGCCTGAGCCCGTACCGTCCGGTCGACGAGGCCTACACCGGGTTCGTCGACTTGTTCGCCGGGCAGCTGGCCGCGTCGATCACGGCGGCCCGGACCTTCGCCGGGGAGAAGCGGCGGGCCGAGATGCTGACCCGGCTCGACCAGGCCAAGACCGACTTCTTCACGAACGTCAGCCACGAGTTCCGCACCCCGCTGACCCTGCTGCTGGGCCCGGCGGCGGACGCGCTCAGCGATCCCTCGTTGCCGCCGGAGGACCCTCAGCGCACACGCTTCGAGATCATCCACCGCAACGGGCAGCGGCTGCTGCAGCTCGTCAACAACCTGCTCGACTTCGCCCGCCTCGAGGCGGACGGCATCGTCTCGCACTTCGAGTCGGTGGACCTCGCCCGCCTCACCGAGCCCCTGGTCACGATGTTCGACTCCGCCGCCACGCAGGCGGGGCTGGAGCTGACGTACCGCGGCGAGGAGATGTCCGTCGACAGCTACGTCGACGTCGAGCACTGGTCCAAGATCGTGCTGAACCTGTTGTCGAACGCCTTCAAGTTCACCTTCTCCGGTGGCATCACGGTGACGCTGCGCGAGGAGGACGGACACGCGGTGCTGACGGTCGCCGACACCGGCGGCGGCATCGCCGAGCAGGAGCTGGCGCACCTCTTCCAGCGTTTCCACCGCGTCCGCGGCGCCGCCTCCAGGACGCACGAGGGCTCCGGCGTGGGCCTGGCGCTCGTGTCCGAGCTGGCCCGGTTGCACGGTGGCGACGTGGGCGTGTCAAGCACGGAGGGCCTCGGCACGACCATGACCGTCCGCATCCCGCTCGGTCGAGCCCACCTGCCGGCTGAGGCGATCGTCGAGTCCAGCTCCGCGGAGGCAGCCGTGCCACGGCGGGCCGACGTCGTCTCGGACGCGTGGCGCTGGCTCGACCCGGTGCGTGACGCCGTGGCCGGGCCGGCCGGACGCTCGCACGAGGACGTCGCACGCGTCCTGGTGGTCGACGACAACGTGGACATGCGGCGCTACGTCGCGGGACTGCTGGCCCAGGACTACGACGTCACGATGGCTGCCGACGGGCTCGACGCGCTGGAGCGCATCGCCGAGACGGTGCCGGACCTGATCATCACCGACGTCATGATGCCCCGCCTCGACGGTTTCCAGCTGCTGGCCAAGCTGCAGGCGGATGCGCGCACCACGAGCGTCCCGGTCATCATGCTGAGCGCTCGGGCCGGTGAGGAGGGCACCGTCGAGGGCCTCGAGGCGGGTGCCGCCGACTACCTGGTCAAGCCGTTCGCCGCGCGCGAGCTGCTGGCGCGGGTGCGGGTCAACCTCGAGCTCGACCGGGTCCGCCGGGTGCGCGCCACCCTGGAGCGCAGCGAGGCCCTGCTCGACCAGGCCCAACGGCTCGCGAAGGTGGGCAGCTGGGAGGCCGACCTGGTGTCCAGGACCGTGACCGGCTCGGAGGAGCTGCTGCGTCTGACCGGGTTGTCCCGCCAGGAGTTCGAGGAGATGGGCTGGCCCGGCGTCATCTCGGGTGTCGTGCACCCCGACGACGCGACCCGCGTCAACGCGACCCTGCAGCACCTCTCGGTCGGTGACGTCATGGCGTACGACATGCGCATCCTGACGCCCGAGGGTGTCGAGCGGCTCGTGACCGTCCGTGCCGCCCTGCTCGGTGACGAGACGGGCCGGCCTCGCACGCTGCAGGGCTCGATGCAGGACGTCACCGAGCAGCGGGAGGCCGAGCAGACGATGTCCGCGGCCCGCGCCCGCGAGGAGGCCGCCCACCGCGAGCACGCGATCGCCGAGGAGCTGCAGCGGAGCCTGCTGCCCGCCGAGACGTTCGACCTCGAGCACCTCGACGTCGCGACGTACTACCGGGCGGGCGTCGAGGGGACGTACGTGGGCGGCGACTGGTACGACATCATCGAGCTCGGCGGCGAACGGACGGCCTTCGTGATGGGGGACGTCATGGGGCGCGGTGTCCGCGCGGCGTCCGTCATGGGACAGCTCCGGTCGGCCGTCCGGGCCTTCGCCACCCTGGACCTGCCCCCTGACGAGGTCATGCGACACCTCGACGTCCTGGTGCAGGACCTGTCCGGTGACCAGATCGTCACGTGCGTCTACGGCGTGTTCGACCCCGAGGACGAGACGCTTCGCTACGCCAACGCGGGGCACCTGCCACCGCTGGTCGCGGACCGCGACGGCCGGCTGCGGCGCCTGACGGCCGGTGGCCCCCCGCTCGGCGCCGGCTACGGCGACGAGGGGACCACCGAGGTCCCGCTGGCCACCGGCGCGACGATCGTCTTCTACACCGACGGGCTGGTCGAGCACCGCGGGCGTGACATCGACGACGGGATCCGCGCGCTGGAGCGCGAGGTCGTCTGGCGGGCCGGCACCCCGCTCGCCGAGATGCCCGAGGCCATCGTGGGTGCGCTGCTCCCCGAGGGCCCGGACGACGACGTCGCGATGCTGGTCGCCCGGGTCACCTCCCGCATGGAGACCGCGGACCTGTCGATGCACCGCGACACCGGCCGTGCCACGGTGGCGGAGGCGCGACAGTTCGTGGTGGAACGGCTGAACCGCTGGCTCGTCCCCGAGCCGGTGACTCGTGACCTCGCCCTCATCACCAGCGAGCTGGTGACGAATGCGATGGTGCACGGCGGACCGCCCGTCCAGCTGCGTCTGGTCCGTTCCGGCGCGCAGGTGAGGGTGGAGGTGCAGGACGACGCGGGGGAGCTGCCGATGACCCGCGAGCCCGCCCAGACCGACGAGCACGGACGCGGCCTCCAGATCGTCGACGCCCTGTCCGACGAGTGGGGCACCAGCGGCACCGACAGGGGCAAGACCGTGTGGAGCGTGCGGGCCTGGCGGCCCGACGACCGAGGAGGAGCATGA
- a CDS encoding STAS domain-containing protein, with amino-acid sequence MTELTFTTDDQQERTVLSVAGEIDMQTSVELRSQVDTLDVSHRTLVLDLSGVTFVDSSGLGSLLGVKKQQERAGGRLLLARVSPPVARIIEITRMDRVFDTVED; translated from the coding sequence ATGACCGAGCTGACGTTCACGACAGATGACCAGCAGGAGCGGACGGTCCTGTCCGTCGCCGGGGAGATCGACATGCAGACGTCGGTGGAGCTGCGCTCCCAGGTGGACACCCTGGACGTCTCCCACCGCACGCTGGTGCTGGACCTGAGCGGCGTGACGTTCGTCGACTCGAGCGGGCTCGGCTCGCTGCTGGGCGTCAAGAAGCAGCAGGAGCGTGCCGGTGGCCGGCTCCTGCTGGCGAGGGTCTCGCCGCCGGTGGCCCGCATCATCGAGATCACCCGGATGGACCGGGTGTTCGACACCGTCGAGGACTGA